A part of Synchiropus splendidus isolate RoL2022-P1 chromosome 19, RoL_Sspl_1.0, whole genome shotgun sequence genomic DNA contains:
- the csdc2b gene encoding cold shock domain-containing protein C2, whose product MADPSLTSPSDTPLRSPNAPLTVSFPFLRERSGLWDDKKDKALPGELPSPLPTKRTRTYSATVRAHSGPVFKGVCKNFSRSQGHGFIQPSHGGEDIFVHISDIEGEYVPAEGDEVTYKVCRVPPKNLKVQAVEVKIIHLNPGTKHETWSGQIISS is encoded by the exons ATGGCAGACCCCAGCCTCACGTCTCCGTCGGACACTCCCCTGCGCTCCCCGAACGCCCCGCTCACAGTGTCCTTCCCCTTCCTGCGGGAACGGAGTGGCCTTTGGGACGACAAGAAGGACAAGGCCCTGCCTGGGGAGCTACCCAGTCCCCTGCCGACCAAGCGCACCCGGACCTACTCGGC GACTGTCCGAGCCCACTCAGGCCCTGTGTTTAAAGGTGTGTGTAAGAACTTCTCGCGGTCTCAAGGACACGGCTTCATACAGCCATCTCACGGTGGAGAAGACATCTTTGTTCACATCTCAGA CATTGAAGGCGAGTACGTCCCAGCGGAAGGTGATGAGGTCACATATAAGGTCTGCCGGGTTCCACCTAAGAACCTGAAGGTCCAGGCTGTGGAGGTCAAGATCATCCACCTCAACCCGGGAACCAAACACGAGACCTGGTCCGGACAGATCATCAGCTCATAG
- the polr3h gene encoding DNA-directed RNA polymerase III subunit RPC8 encodes MFVLVEMVDTVRIPPWNFQRKLNDAVAEELNKKLANKVVYNVGLCVCLYDITKLDDSYIFPGDGASHTKVHFRYVVFHPFLDEILVGKIKYCGQEGVHVTMGFFDDILIPPESLQQPAKFDEAEQVWLWEYETDEGAHDLYMDQGEDIRFRVTDEVFVDTSPTGPATDTAAPAEAGQPASAPKEEEEEKKEAPYTLIGTICEPGLGLLSWWNS; translated from the exons atgtttgtgttggtgGAGATGGTGGACACGGTGCGGATCCCTCCGTGGAACTTccagaggaaactcaatgacgctgTGGCCGAGGAGCTCAACAAGAAGCTCGCCAACAAG GTGGTCTACAACGTCGGACTCTGCGTTTGTTTGTATGACATCACCAAGCTGGATGACTCTTACATCTTCCCGGGAGATGGCGCCTCACACACCAAAG TTCATTTCAGATACGTTGTTttccacccctttctggacgaGATCCTGGTGGGGAAGATCAAGTACTGCGGCCAGGAGGGAGTTCACG TCACCATGGGCTTCTTCGATGACATCCTCATCCCGCCAGAGTCTCTTCAGCAGCCTGCTAAATT CGACGAAGCCGAGCAGGTTTGGCTTTGGGAATACGAGACCGACGAGGGCGCTCACGACCTCTACATGGACCAGGGGGAGGACATCCGCTTCCGAGTGACGGATGAAGTCTTCGTGGACACGTCGCCGACGGGGCCGGCCACCGACACCGCCGCACCAGCCGAGGCAGGACAGCCTGCTTCTGCCCctaaagaggaggaggaggagaagaaggaggcgcCTTACACTCTGATC GGCACAATATGTGAGCCAGGACTGGGGTTGCTGTCCTGGTGGAACAGCTGA